One Saccharopolyspora erythraea NRRL 2338 genomic region harbors:
- the yaaA gene encoding peroxide stress protein YaaA, whose product MLVLLPPSETKAVGGDGGPLDLDALSHPELNPARRELIDALRALAGDVPASLDALGLSQRQSEEVQRNAELLQSPTVPALERYTGVLYDALDVGSLSAAERKQADSRLAVASALFGLARGTDAIPAYRLSGGSSLPGLPPLRSMWRPVLEPLLADVDDLVVDLRSGAYATLARVPHAVKVRVLSEDPGGKRKVVSHHNKAHKGKLARALAQAPTEPADVDDLLAVAEAADLRVEREAERELCVVVSA is encoded by the coding sequence GTGCTCGTCCTGCTTCCCCCTTCCGAGACCAAGGCCGTCGGCGGTGACGGTGGACCGCTGGACCTCGACGCGCTCTCGCACCCGGAGCTCAACCCGGCGCGGCGGGAGCTGATCGACGCGCTGCGCGCGCTGGCCGGCGACGTGCCCGCCAGCCTGGACGCGCTCGGACTGTCGCAGCGGCAGTCCGAGGAGGTGCAGCGCAACGCCGAGCTGCTGCAATCCCCCACCGTGCCCGCACTCGAGCGCTACACCGGCGTGCTCTACGACGCGCTGGACGTCGGCTCGCTGTCGGCGGCCGAGCGCAAGCAGGCCGACTCGCGGCTGGCGGTGGCCTCGGCGCTGTTCGGGCTGGCGCGCGGCACCGACGCGATTCCCGCGTACCGGCTCTCCGGAGGCAGCTCGCTGCCCGGACTGCCCCCGCTGCGCAGCATGTGGCGTCCGGTGCTGGAACCGCTGCTCGCCGACGTCGACGACCTGGTGGTTGACCTGCGCTCCGGCGCCTACGCGACGCTCGCGCGGGTGCCGCACGCGGTGAAGGTGCGGGTGCTGTCGGAGGACCCCGGCGGCAAGCGCAAGGTCGTCAGCCACCACAACAAGGCGCACAAGGGCAAGCTTGCCCGCGCGCTCGCGCAGGCACCGACGGAGCCCGCCGACGTCGACGACCTGCTGGCCGTCGCCGAGGCCGCCGATCTGCGCGTCGAGCGGGAAGCCGAGCGCGAACTCTGCGTCGTGGTCAGCGCCTGA
- the nusA gene encoding transcription termination factor NusA: MNVDIAALRAIESDKGIPFETVLEAIESALLTAYRHTEGHQPHARVEVDRKTGVVRVIAHTLGADGTVAEEWDDTPEGFGRIAATTARQVILQRLRDAEHERTFGEFSTKEGEILGGVIQRDAKANSRGMVIVQVGDSEGVIPAAEQVPGERYEHGMRIKCYVVGVSRSARGPQITLSRTHPNLVRRLFALEVPEIADGTVEIPAVAREAGHRSKIAVRSTVGGVNAKGACIGPMGARVRNVMSELGGEKIDIIDYSDDPATFVGNALSPAKVVSVEVVDERAKTARVVVPDFQLSLAIGKEGQNARLAARLTGWRIDIRSDADPSSPATSAGQAPGLDPAVGGLPTVGSAE; this comes from the coding sequence GTGAACGTCGACATCGCGGCGCTGCGGGCGATCGAGAGCGACAAGGGCATCCCGTTCGAGACGGTCCTGGAAGCCATCGAGTCAGCGCTGCTCACCGCATACCGCCACACCGAGGGGCACCAGCCCCACGCCAGGGTGGAGGTGGACCGCAAGACCGGTGTCGTGCGGGTCATCGCCCACACCCTCGGCGCCGACGGCACCGTGGCCGAGGAGTGGGACGACACCCCGGAGGGCTTCGGCCGGATCGCGGCGACCACCGCGCGCCAGGTCATCCTCCAGCGGCTGCGCGACGCCGAGCACGAGCGCACCTTCGGCGAGTTCTCCACCAAGGAGGGCGAGATCCTCGGCGGCGTCATCCAGCGCGACGCCAAGGCCAACTCGCGGGGCATGGTGATCGTGCAGGTCGGCGACAGCGAGGGCGTCATCCCCGCCGCCGAGCAGGTGCCGGGGGAGCGCTACGAGCACGGCATGCGCATAAAGTGCTACGTCGTCGGCGTCTCGCGCAGCGCCCGGGGCCCGCAGATCACGCTCTCGCGGACCCACCCGAACCTGGTGCGCAGGCTGTTCGCGCTGGAGGTGCCCGAGATCGCCGACGGCACCGTGGAGATCCCGGCGGTCGCCCGCGAGGCCGGGCACCGGTCCAAGATCGCGGTCCGCTCCACCGTCGGCGGCGTCAACGCCAAGGGCGCGTGCATCGGCCCGATGGGCGCGCGCGTGCGCAACGTGATGAGCGAGCTCGGCGGCGAGAAGATCGACATCATCGACTACTCCGACGACCCGGCCACGTTCGTGGGCAACGCGCTCTCGCCCGCCAAGGTGGTCTCGGTCGAGGTCGTCGACGAGCGGGCCAAGACCGCCCGCGTGGTCGTGCCCGACTTCCAGCTCTCGCTCGCCATCGGCAAGGAGGGCCAGAACGCCCGGCTGGCGGCCCGGCTGACCGGCTGGCGGATCGACATCCGCAGCGACGCCGACCCCAGCTCTCCCGCCACCTCGGCGGGCCAGGCACCCGGGCTCGACCCCGCGGTGGGCGGCCTGCCGACCGTGGGTTCGGCCGAGTGA
- a CDS encoding YlxR family protein yields MRTCVGCRVRTSATELLRVVAEGGRAGSAAVPDPRRRLPGRGAWLHPDAACLRQAERRRAFPRALRVTGPLDISALQEYLERPERLNRSGPLGSHQVARGQTDAGTSRARHRRKQVDPS; encoded by the coding sequence GTGCGAACGTGTGTGGGATGTCGGGTCCGGACGTCGGCCACCGAGCTGCTGAGAGTGGTCGCCGAGGGTGGTCGCGCGGGTTCCGCCGCCGTCCCGGACCCACGGCGGAGGCTTCCGGGCCGGGGAGCGTGGCTGCACCCCGACGCCGCATGCCTTCGCCAGGCCGAGCGGCGTCGGGCGTTCCCACGCGCACTGCGCGTAACGGGTCCACTCGACATTTCGGCCCTGCAGGAATATCTCGAGCGCCCGGAGCGGTTGAACCGGTCCGGCCCGCTGGGGAGCCACCAGGTGGCTCGTGGCCAGACCGACGCGGGAACCTCCCGCGCCAGGCATCGTAGGAAGCAGGTCGACCCGTCATGA
- a CDS encoding proline--tRNA ligase, with the protein MITRMSTLFLRTLREDPADAEVPSHRLLVRAGYVRRIGPGIYSWLPLGLRVLRNIEEIVRQEMDAIGAQEIHFPALLPKEPYEATNRWTEYGPNLFRLKDRKGGDYLLGPTHEELFTLTVKGEYSSYKDYPVILYQIQTKYRDEERPRAGILRGREFVMKDSYSFDLDDEGLTNSYRLHRDAYIRIFDRVGLRYVIVAATSGAMGGSASEEFLAEAPTGEDTFVRSTSSGFAANVEAVVTPVPEPEPIEDKPAAQVHHTPDTPTIETLVDFLNAHGDRKFTAADTLKNVLVKTRQPGAREWELLAVAVPGDREVDLKRLEASLEPAEVALLEESDFAANPFLVKGYIGPKALQDNGIRYLVDPRVVTGTAWVTGADKPDHHVVDLVVGRDFTPDGTIEAAEVREGDPSPDGEGTLVAARGIEIGHIFQLGRKYADAFSLDALGQDGKPKRITMGSYGVGVSRMVAAIAEQSHDELGLVWPREVAPADVHVVIAGKDESVREGAERLAADLDAAGVRVLLDDRNASPGVKFADAELVGVPTILVVGKGLAKGVVEVKDRRSGDREEVPVDGAVEHLVSTIRA; encoded by the coding sequence GTGATCACGAGGATGTCGACGTTGTTCCTGCGTACCCTGCGCGAGGATCCGGCCGACGCCGAGGTGCCGAGCCACCGGCTGCTGGTCCGCGCCGGTTACGTCCGCCGGATCGGGCCGGGTATCTACTCGTGGCTGCCGCTGGGCCTGCGAGTGCTGCGCAACATCGAGGAGATCGTCCGCCAGGAGATGGACGCCATCGGCGCGCAGGAGATCCACTTCCCCGCGCTGCTGCCGAAGGAGCCCTACGAGGCGACCAACCGCTGGACCGAGTACGGCCCGAACCTCTTCCGGCTCAAGGACCGCAAGGGCGGCGACTACCTGCTCGGGCCCACCCACGAGGAGCTGTTCACGCTCACGGTCAAGGGCGAGTACAGCTCCTACAAGGACTACCCGGTCATCCTCTACCAGATCCAGACCAAGTACCGGGACGAGGAGCGCCCGCGCGCGGGCATCCTGCGCGGCCGGGAGTTCGTGATGAAGGACTCCTACTCCTTCGACCTCGACGACGAGGGGCTGACGAACTCCTACCGGCTGCACCGCGACGCCTACATCCGGATCTTCGACCGCGTCGGCCTGCGCTACGTGATCGTCGCGGCGACCTCCGGGGCGATGGGCGGCTCGGCGTCGGAGGAGTTCCTGGCCGAGGCGCCTACCGGTGAGGACACCTTCGTCCGCAGCACCTCCTCGGGCTTCGCCGCCAACGTCGAGGCCGTGGTGACCCCGGTGCCCGAGCCGGAGCCGATCGAGGACAAGCCCGCCGCGCAGGTCCACCACACCCCCGACACCCCGACCATCGAGACGCTGGTCGACTTCCTCAACGCCCACGGCGACCGCAAGTTCACCGCCGCCGACACCCTGAAGAACGTGCTGGTCAAGACCCGGCAGCCGGGTGCACGGGAGTGGGAGCTGCTGGCCGTGGCGGTGCCCGGCGACCGCGAGGTCGACCTCAAGCGGCTGGAGGCGTCGCTGGAGCCCGCCGAGGTGGCGCTGCTGGAGGAGTCGGACTTCGCGGCCAATCCCTTCCTGGTCAAGGGCTACATCGGGCCGAAGGCGCTGCAGGACAACGGGATCCGCTACCTGGTCGACCCGCGCGTGGTGACCGGCACGGCGTGGGTGACCGGCGCGGACAAGCCCGACCACCACGTCGTGGACCTGGTCGTCGGCCGCGACTTCACCCCGGACGGCACCATCGAGGCCGCCGAGGTCCGCGAGGGCGACCCCTCGCCGGACGGTGAGGGCACCCTGGTCGCCGCGCGGGGCATCGAGATCGGCCACATCTTCCAGCTCGGCCGCAAGTACGCCGACGCGTTCTCGCTGGACGCGCTCGGCCAGGACGGCAAGCCCAAGCGCATCACCATGGGCTCCTACGGTGTCGGCGTCTCCCGGATGGTCGCGGCGATCGCCGAGCAGAGCCACGACGAGCTCGGCCTGGTGTGGCCGCGCGAGGTGGCGCCCGCCGACGTGCACGTGGTCATCGCGGGCAAGGACGAGTCGGTCCGCGAGGGCGCGGAGCGGCTGGCGGCCGACCTCGACGCCGCGGGCGTGCGCGTGCTGCTGGACGACCGCAACGCCTCGCCGGGCGTGAAGTTCGCCGACGCCGAGCTGGTCGGCGTGCCGACGATCCTGGTCGTCGGCAAGGGCCTGGCCAAGGGCGTCGTGGAGGTCAAGGACCGCCGCAGCGGCGACCGCGAGGAGGTCCCCGTCGACGGCGCGGTGGAGCACCTGGTGAGCACCATCCGCGCGTAG
- a CDS encoding VOC family protein, whose protein sequence is MKLDIVMVTFDCADPQGLAEFWTRALDMTVAFDAGEFMMLSPNSGNGPALGLQRVPEPRTGKNRVHIDLSTDNPAAEVRRLVELGARELGGYEAPGIRWRVLADPEGNEFCVGIHE, encoded by the coding sequence ATGAAGCTCGACATAGTCATGGTCACCTTCGACTGCGCGGACCCGCAGGGGCTCGCGGAGTTCTGGACGCGGGCCCTGGACATGACCGTCGCGTTCGACGCGGGCGAGTTCATGATGCTCTCGCCGAATTCCGGCAACGGCCCCGCGCTGGGGCTCCAGCGGGTACCGGAGCCGCGCACCGGCAAGAACCGCGTGCACATCGACCTGAGCACCGACAATCCGGCGGCCGAGGTGCGCAGGCTGGTGGAGCTGGGCGCGCGGGAGCTCGGCGGTTACGAGGCGCCGGGGATCAGGTGGAGGGTGCTGGCCGACCCCGAGGGCAACGAGTTCTGCGTGGGCATCCACGAGTGA
- the rimP gene encoding ribosome maturation factor RimP, with the protein MSSPPRGEVAARLEPVVAEAVSAAGFDLEELDVQQAGRRRLVKVVVDAEEGVGLDEISEISRAVSKVLDAHEHVLAGSYTLEVTSPGVDRPLTRPRHWRRARYRLVRVRLADGSDLVVRVGEADDEGVVVLADGEIRTLAYRDVERAVVEVEFQQPPAEDLVRLERAADGAPERGGDRGDTEESR; encoded by the coding sequence GTGTCCAGCCCGCCGCGCGGTGAGGTCGCCGCGCGACTGGAGCCAGTCGTGGCCGAGGCCGTCTCGGCGGCCGGCTTCGACCTCGAGGAGCTCGACGTGCAGCAGGCCGGGCGCCGCCGGCTGGTCAAGGTCGTCGTCGACGCCGAAGAGGGCGTCGGCCTCGACGAGATCTCCGAGATCAGCCGCGCCGTGTCGAAGGTCCTCGACGCCCACGAGCACGTGCTCGCCGGCTCCTACACGCTCGAGGTGACCTCGCCGGGGGTCGACCGGCCGCTCACCAGGCCGCGGCACTGGCGGCGGGCCCGCTACCGGCTGGTCCGGGTGCGGCTGGCCGACGGCTCCGATTTGGTGGTCCGGGTCGGCGAAGCCGATGATGAGGGCGTGGTCGTGCTGGCAGATGGCGAGATCCGCACGCTGGCCTACCGCGACGTCGAGCGCGCAGTGGTCGAGGTGGAATTCCAGCAGCCACCGGCGGAGGATCTGGTCAGGCTGGAGCGGGCTGCGGACGGCGCCCCCGAGCGCGGGGGCGACCGGGGAGACACGGAGGAGTCGAGGTGA
- a CDS encoding MFS transporter, producing the protein MPRAVYVLAMGIFAMVTSEFVVAGLMPQVAAGLAVTVPQVGYLITAFAVAMALGGPVLTALVLRMRPKPALMVLFAVFLAGNLMAATASGYAVMMIARVVTGVASAAFFGVAISLCARLARPEVRGRAVAVAMNGLMLGTLLGLPLSTVVGERHGWRAAFWAITALAVLAALCTAVGVPRLEQADEGGDFRAELGAFTRPRLWLALSTSTLIIGATFSAFSYLAPILTELSGFATGTVPLLLIAYGAATVVGNTAVGRLADRHATAVLLAGLVLNLGFLTAFALLAHLSVPAVVAMLGIGLVGVTMNPAMITRVQRAGNARPLVNTVHSSFITLGVIIGSWGGGLAIDGYGLRAPLWLGAALAAVGILTVVPELRVSRRAPVAVAEEAPVCA; encoded by the coding sequence ATGCCTCGTGCCGTGTACGTGCTGGCCATGGGCATCTTCGCCATGGTGACCAGCGAGTTCGTCGTGGCCGGCCTGATGCCGCAGGTGGCGGCCGGGCTGGCGGTCACCGTGCCGCAGGTCGGCTACCTCATCACCGCCTTCGCCGTGGCGATGGCGCTGGGCGGGCCGGTGCTGACCGCACTGGTGCTGCGGATGCGCCCGAAACCCGCCCTGATGGTGCTGTTCGCGGTGTTCCTCGCAGGCAACCTGATGGCCGCCACCGCATCCGGCTACGCCGTCATGATGATCGCCCGGGTCGTCACCGGAGTCGCGTCCGCGGCGTTCTTCGGCGTCGCGATCTCGCTGTGCGCCAGGCTCGCGCGACCGGAGGTGCGCGGACGCGCCGTCGCGGTGGCCATGAACGGGCTGATGCTGGGCACCCTGCTCGGGCTGCCGCTGTCGACCGTGGTCGGCGAGCGCCACGGCTGGCGGGCGGCCTTCTGGGCGATCACCGCGCTGGCGGTGCTCGCCGCGCTGTGCACCGCCGTCGGCGTGCCGAGGCTGGAGCAGGCCGACGAGGGCGGCGACTTCCGCGCCGAGCTCGGCGCTTTCACCAGGCCCCGGCTGTGGCTGGCGCTGTCGACGAGCACGCTCATCATCGGCGCCACCTTCTCGGCGTTCAGCTACCTCGCGCCGATCCTCACCGAGCTCAGCGGCTTCGCCACCGGGACCGTCCCGCTGCTGCTGATCGCTTACGGCGCCGCGACGGTCGTCGGCAACACCGCCGTCGGCAGGCTCGCCGACCGCCACGCGACCGCCGTCCTGCTGGCCGGGCTGGTGCTCAACCTCGGCTTCCTCACCGCGTTCGCGCTGCTGGCCCACCTCAGCGTCCCGGCCGTGGTGGCGATGCTCGGCATCGGCCTGGTCGGGGTGACCATGAACCCCGCGATGATCACGCGCGTCCAGCGCGCCGGGAACGCCCGGCCGCTGGTCAACACGGTGCACTCGTCGTTCATCACGCTCGGCGTGATCATCGGCTCGTGGGGCGGCGGCCTGGCCATCGACGGCTACGGCCTGCGCGCACCGCTGTGGCTCGGGGCGGCCCTGGCGGCGGTCGGAATCCTGACGGTGGTGCCGGAACTGCGCGTGTCCCGGCGGGCTCCGGTCGCCGTCGCGGAGGAAGCGCCGGTCTGCGCCTGA
- a CDS encoding TetR/AcrR family transcriptional regulator codes for MGRPRKFDEGAAVDAAMRVFWVKGYEATSTQDLCECTGLGRGSLYNAFGSKRALYEAALRRYADREFAPVLEILERPGPVKDRLRELMLWVIGLDVADPAHRGCLTINAAVDAAGRTDTVAEFARREFDRLEGILRDLVALGQRTGELSPDRPAEQVARSVQSTYYGLRVLGKVRARDELLDVVEGTLSNL; via the coding sequence GTGGGCAGGCCGAGGAAGTTCGACGAGGGCGCCGCCGTCGATGCCGCGATGCGGGTGTTCTGGGTGAAGGGCTACGAGGCCACCTCGACCCAGGACCTCTGCGAGTGCACCGGCCTCGGCCGGGGCAGCCTCTACAACGCCTTCGGCAGCAAGCGCGCCCTCTACGAGGCCGCGCTGCGCCGCTACGCCGACCGCGAGTTCGCGCCGGTGCTGGAGATCCTGGAGAGGCCCGGCCCGGTCAAGGACCGGCTGCGCGAGCTGATGCTCTGGGTGATCGGCCTGGACGTCGCGGACCCGGCCCACCGGGGCTGCCTGACGATCAACGCCGCCGTGGACGCCGCCGGGCGCACCGACACCGTCGCCGAGTTCGCCCGGCGCGAGTTCGACCGGCTAGAAGGCATCCTCCGCGACCTGGTCGCCCTCGGGCAGCGCACGGGCGAGCTGTCGCCGGACCGCCCGGCCGAGCAGGTGGCGCGGTCGGTGCAGAGCACCTACTACGGCCTGCGCGTGCTGGGCAAGGTGCGCGCTCGGGACGAGTTGCTGGACGTCGTGGAAGGCACGCTCTCGAACCTCTGA
- a CDS encoding cytochrome P450 yields the protein MTTAEPAETGSLAELNLGMRLVLHGAVTWSIARLGDPVARLLHSPWRRDPYPIYRQLRARGPLVRSRLGVWAASTYEVCDAVLRDRRFGVRTSDGSYGDPTAAAVGLQLSLLELDPPDHTRLRKLAAPAFRPRKLENYRQRIEDTAHELLDRALAKGEFDLIRDFATPLPIRVICELLGLPELGAERLAVHGAALSGALDGIRSIRHLRRMRASTLELNELFGDLIEQRRRQPGEDIVSDLVTALDQDRLDSTELVQMCDLLLVAGFETTVNLIGNGVLALLERPDQWRLLCDDPDQAVGVVEETLRWDPPVQTTMRVAHEPVEVAGRLLPRNSAVLPMLGAAGRDPAVHFAPDRFDITRGTRGDHLAFSSGIHYCLGAPLARLESEIAFRCLATRVPELRRSGALVRRPTSVIHGLSALPVAASKATAGGRR from the coding sequence ATGACCACCGCCGAACCCGCCGAGACCGGCTCGCTGGCGGAGCTGAACCTGGGGATGCGGCTGGTGCTGCACGGCGCGGTCACGTGGTCGATCGCCCGGCTCGGCGACCCGGTGGCCCGGCTGCTGCACTCGCCGTGGCGGCGCGACCCGTACCCGATCTACCGGCAGCTGCGCGCCAGGGGTCCGCTGGTGCGCAGCAGGCTCGGCGTCTGGGCGGCCAGCACCTACGAGGTGTGCGACGCGGTGCTGCGCGACCGCCGGTTCGGCGTGCGCACCAGCGACGGCTCCTACGGCGACCCGACTGCCGCGGCGGTCGGGCTCCAGCTCTCGCTGCTCGAACTCGACCCTCCCGACCACACCCGGCTGCGCAAGCTCGCCGCGCCGGCTTTCCGGCCGCGCAAGCTGGAGAACTACCGGCAGCGCATCGAGGACACCGCCCACGAGCTGCTCGACCGCGCGCTGGCCAAGGGCGAGTTCGACCTGATCCGCGACTTCGCCACACCGCTGCCGATCCGCGTGATCTGCGAGCTGCTGGGGCTGCCGGAGCTGGGCGCCGAGCGGCTCGCGGTGCACGGCGCGGCGCTGTCCGGCGCGCTCGACGGCATCCGCTCGATCCGGCACCTGCGCCGGATGCGCGCCTCCACGCTGGAGCTCAACGAGCTGTTCGGCGACCTGATCGAGCAGCGCAGGCGCCAGCCGGGTGAGGACATCGTCAGCGACCTGGTCACCGCGCTGGACCAGGACAGGCTCGACAGCACCGAGCTGGTGCAGATGTGCGACCTGCTGCTGGTGGCGGGGTTCGAGACCACCGTCAACCTGATCGGCAACGGCGTGCTGGCGCTGCTGGAGCGCCCCGACCAGTGGCGGCTGCTGTGCGACGACCCGGATCAGGCCGTAGGGGTGGTCGAGGAGACATTGCGCTGGGATCCGCCGGTGCAGACCACGATGCGCGTCGCCCACGAACCGGTCGAGGTCGCGGGCCGGCTGCTGCCCCGCAACTCCGCGGTGCTGCCGATGCTCGGCGCGGCGGGGCGGGACCCGGCGGTGCACTTCGCGCCGGACCGCTTCGACATCACCCGCGGTACCCGGGGCGACCACCTGGCGTTCTCCAGCGGCATCCACTACTGCCTCGGGGCGCCGCTGGCGCGGCTGGAGTCCGAGATCGCCTTCCGCTGCCTGGCCACGCGGGTGCCGGAGCTGCGCAGGTCCGGGGCGCTGGTGCGGCGGCCGACGTCGGTGATCCACGGCCTGTCCGCGCTGCCGGTCGCGGCGTCGAAGGCGACGGCCGGAGGCCGCCGCTGA
- a CDS encoding ferritin-like domain-containing protein, with product MTEEAARALRSALGAEHAAVWVYGLASAFVSESRVRSALDEAMSAHRAQRDEADKLVRDSGQTPPAAQPAYDVGQSLSDQTSAIRVLAKVEHDCQVGWRSVLENSEDPGLRRTALNGLTTAATRATRWRLTIGERPAAPEFPGQP from the coding sequence ATGACCGAGGAGGCCGCGCGGGCGCTGCGGTCCGCGCTGGGCGCCGAGCACGCCGCGGTCTGGGTGTACGGGCTGGCCAGCGCCTTCGTCTCCGAGTCCAGGGTCCGCTCCGCGCTGGACGAGGCCATGTCCGCCCACCGGGCGCAGCGGGACGAGGCCGACAAGCTGGTCCGGGACTCCGGGCAGACCCCGCCCGCCGCGCAGCCCGCCTACGACGTGGGCCAGTCGCTCAGCGACCAGACCTCGGCGATCCGGGTGCTGGCCAAGGTCGAGCACGACTGCCAGGTCGGCTGGCGCTCGGTGCTGGAGAACAGCGAGGACCCGGGCCTGCGGCGCACCGCGCTGAACGGGCTCACCACGGCGGCGACCAGGGCGACCCGGTGGCGGCTGACCATCGGCGAGCGGCCGGCGGCGCCCGAGTTCCCAGGTCAGCCCTGA
- a CDS encoding YjbQ family protein has product MHSEEIEVRTGSVEVVYDLNAECERFLASAGARDGLLNVWVPHATAGLAIIETGAGSDDDLLMALRELLPADGRWRHKHGSPGHGRDHVLPAVVPPYASIPVLGGELALGTWQSVCLVDTNVDNPVRRVRLSFLPG; this is encoded by the coding sequence ATGCACAGCGAGGAGATCGAGGTCCGGACCGGCTCGGTGGAGGTCGTCTACGACCTCAACGCCGAGTGCGAGCGCTTCCTGGCTTCCGCAGGCGCGCGTGACGGGCTGCTCAACGTCTGGGTGCCGCACGCGACCGCGGGGCTGGCGATCATCGAGACGGGCGCCGGCAGCGACGACGACCTGCTCATGGCACTGCGCGAGCTGCTGCCCGCCGACGGGCGGTGGCGGCACAAGCACGGCTCGCCCGGGCACGGGCGGGACCACGTGCTGCCCGCCGTGGTCCCGCCTTACGCCTCCATCCCGGTGCTCGGGGGCGAGCTGGCGCTGGGCACCTGGCAGTCGGTGTGCCTGGTGGACACCAACGTCGACAACCCCGTCCGCCGCGTCCGCCTGAGCTTCCTACCCGGCTAG
- a CDS encoding aminotransferase class V has translation MRHAFGADFDVPPGYLNTASIGIPTAKAAAAVGESVSRWASGLDRPGDFDSSVAAARSAFARLVGVPVERVAAGASAAQLIGLVAAGLPDGARVLVAEGEFTSVSFPFAAHHDRGISVTEVELADIPRRAPEFDLVAVSVVQSGDGRFVDLDALRDNAGPARVLLDATQAAGWTPLSLDWADWVVVAAYKWLLAPRGAAWLALGADSPALRPGNANWYAGEDPWSTTYGLPLRLAGDARALDLSPTWFSQVGGAVAMEWLAGLDLAEVSRHCTGLANRLREGLGMPPGDSAIVAVDAPDAVSKLTAAGVACSARAGRARLSFHLYNTDQDVDLALNALRW, from the coding sequence ATGCGACACGCGTTCGGCGCGGACTTCGACGTGCCTCCGGGCTACCTGAACACCGCGAGCATCGGCATCCCGACCGCGAAGGCCGCCGCCGCGGTCGGCGAGTCGGTCTCGCGGTGGGCGTCCGGGCTGGACCGGCCCGGCGACTTCGACAGCTCGGTCGCGGCCGCGCGCTCGGCCTTCGCCCGGCTGGTCGGCGTGCCGGTCGAGCGGGTCGCCGCGGGAGCGTCGGCGGCGCAGCTCATCGGCCTGGTCGCGGCCGGCCTGCCGGACGGGGCGCGGGTGCTGGTCGCCGAGGGCGAGTTCACCAGCGTGTCGTTCCCGTTCGCCGCCCACCACGACCGCGGGATCAGCGTGACCGAGGTCGAGCTGGCCGACATCCCCCGCCGCGCGCCGGAGTTCGACCTGGTCGCGGTCAGCGTCGTGCAGTCCGGCGACGGCCGGTTCGTCGATCTCGACGCGTTGCGCGACAACGCCGGACCGGCCCGCGTGCTGCTCGACGCGACCCAGGCGGCGGGGTGGACGCCGCTGAGCCTGGACTGGGCCGACTGGGTGGTCGTCGCCGCCTACAAGTGGCTGCTCGCCCCGCGCGGTGCGGCCTGGCTGGCCCTCGGCGCCGACTCGCCGGCCCTGCGGCCCGGCAACGCGAACTGGTACGCGGGGGAGGACCCGTGGAGCACCACCTACGGCCTGCCGTTGCGGCTGGCAGGCGACGCCCGGGCCCTGGACCTCTCGCCGACGTGGTTCTCGCAGGTGGGCGGGGCCGTGGCGATGGAGTGGCTGGCCGGGCTGGACCTCGCCGAGGTCTCCCGGCACTGCACCGGACTGGCCAACCGGCTGCGCGAGGGACTGGGCATGCCGCCTGGCGACTCGGCGATCGTCGCGGTCGACGCGCCGGACGCTGTGTCCAAGCTCACCGCGGCCGGGGTGGCCTGCTCGGCGCGGGCCGGTCGCGCGCGGCTGTCGTTCCACCTGTACAACACCGACCAGGACGTGGATCTGGCACTCAACGCGCTCCGGTGGTGA